One Siniperca chuatsi isolate FFG_IHB_CAS linkage group LG8, ASM2008510v1, whole genome shotgun sequence DNA segment encodes these proteins:
- the gabra6a gene encoding gamma-aminobutyric acid receptor subunit alpha-6a, translated as MLPRMAFLIITLVTFICWISLGNVSGNEKIYSDNITRILDRLLDGYDNRLRPGSGGGVTEVKTDIFVTSFGPVSDVEMEYTMDMFFRQMWVDERLKFEGHTEILRLNNRMVDKIWTPDTFFRNSRKSISHNTTTPNKLFRIMQNGTVLYTMRLTISTECPMSLMDFPMDGHTCPLRFGSYAYTSSEIMFTWRKGPIASVECPTESMSLLQYDLVGQTLSSEIFKSNTGHYSVQVVHFHLQRKLGYYLIQTYIPLIMVVVLSQVSFWINKESVPARTVAGITTVLTMTTLSISARQSLPKVAYATAMDWFIAVCFAFVASALVEFAAVNYFATIQANRLKKQKARQDKLEVLATGSEDGDTVSSDSSPQEGLKRRNHSVSRSEPGDAPPLLIFLQQGSAFPQIPQLAGTSPIDKYARVLFPLAFALFNLVYWYIYLAKDTMERARDAVLKN; from the exons ATGCTTCCCAGGATGGCTTTCCTGataataactttagttacttttatCTGCTGGATAAG TCTTGGTAATGTAAGTGGAAATGAGAAGATTTACTCGGACAACATCACTCGCATTTTGGATCGACTTTTGGATGGTTATGACAACAGACTGCGACCTGGATCTGGAG GTGGTGTCACAGAGGTGAAAACAGACATCTTTGTCACCAGCTTTGGACCTGTTTCAGATGTTGAGATG GAGTACACCATGGACATGTTCTTCCGTCAGATGTGGGTTGACGAGCGGCTAAAATTCGAGGGCCACACTGAAATCCTGCGGTTGAACAATCGCATGGTGGACAAGATCTGGACGCCTGACACTTTCTTCCGAAACTCCAGGAAATCCATTTCTCATAACACGACCACACCTAACAAACTCTTCCGCATCATGCAGAACGGGACTGTCCTCTACACCATGAG ACTGACAATCAGCACAGAGTGTCCAATGAGCCTGATGGACTTCCCCATGGACGGCCATACTTGTCCTCTCAGGTTTGGAAGCT ATGCCTACACGAGCAGTGAAATCATGTTCACTTGGCGGAAGGGGCCAATAGCATCTGTCGAGTGTCCCACGGAGTCCATGAGTCTTCTGCAGTATGATCTTGTGGGACAGACGTTGTCCAGTGAGATATTCAAATCAAACACAG GTCACTACTCTGTGCAGGTTGTCCATTTCCACCTCCAGAGGAAGCTGGGCTACTACCTCATACAGACTTACATCCCTCTTATAATGGTCGTTGTGCTGTCACAAGTCTCTTTTTGGATCAACAAAGAGTCTGTTCCTGCACGCACAGTTGCTG GCATCACCACAGTGCTGACCATGACCACCTTGAGCATCAGCGCCCGTCAGTCACTTCCCAAAGTAGCCTATGCCACCGCTATGGATTGGTttattgctgtgtgttttgccTTTGTGGCGTCAGCTCTCGTCGAGTTTGCAGCAGTAAATTACTTTGCCACCATCCAGGCCAACCGTCTGAAGAAGCAGAAAGCTAGACAAGACAAGCTTGAAGTGTTGGCTACAGGCAGCGAAGATGGCGACACAGTTTCG TCGGACAGCAGCCCTCAGGAAGGCCTGAAGAGGAGAAACCACTCAGTGAGTCGCAGTGAGCCAGGAGATGCTCCGCCACTGCTGATTTTCCTCCAGCAGGGCTCAGCTTTTCCTCAAATCCCGCAGCTGGCCGGCACCAGCCCCATCGACAAGTACGCCCGTGTCCTCTTCCCCCTGGCCTTCGCCCTCTTCAACCTAGTCTACTGGTACATCTACCTGGCCAAGGACACCATGGAGAGGGCCAG GGATGCAGTTCTTAAAAACTAA
- the nudcd2 gene encoding nudC domain-containing protein 2 encodes MSVHFEERSGVVPCKTPWGSWYQTMEEVFIEVNVPHGTSAKEVKCLLGTRDIELHVKGEEIFKGKLFDTTVSDEATWTIEDKCLIQIILMKTNREAGNCWPSLLEGEYCANAWVQDQMQRKLTLERFQRENPGFDFSGAEISGNFAGGGPDFSSLHK; translated from the exons ATGTCCGTGCACTTCGAGGAGAGGAGCGGCGTCGTTCCCTGCAAGACACCCTGGGGCTCCTGGTACCAGACCATGGAGGAGGTTTTCATCGAAGTCAATGTGCCTCATGGGACTTCTGCTAAAGAGGTCAAGTGTCTTTTGGGGACCAGAGACATCGAGCTGCATGTCAAAGGGGAGGAAATATTCAAG GGAAAGTTGTTTGACACAACCGTGTCTGACGAGGCTACATGGACAATAG AGGACAAGTGTCTCATCCAGATCATTCTGATGAAGACTAACAGAGAGGCAGGGAACTGCTGGCCCTCCCTGCTGGAGGGGGAGTACTGTGCGAATGCCTGGGTCCAGGACCAGATGCAGAGAAAGCTCACACTGGAGAGGTTCCAGCGGGAG AATCCTGGATTTGACTTCAGCGGTGCAGAGATCTCCGGAAATTTTGCTGGTGGTGGTCCGGACTTTTCCAGTTTACACAAGTAA
- the ccng1 gene encoding cyclin-G1, producing the protein MIDTVTGPGAQPFAVQLKALTDLEGRYQPKLSGLRLIEGSQDNGLRMTTRLRELEVKDLLSLTRFFGFSSETFSLAISLLDRFLSVMKIQPKHLSCVGLCCFYIAVKSAEEEKNVPLANDLIRISQNRFTVSDMMRMEKIILEKLYWKVKAPTALRFLRLFHSHIQEQLDAESKKILSLERLEAQLKACHCSFVFSKIKPSLLAMALLCFEAQEEHDPEHTDKIPETLKSLQQQLNIRDGDLVCVRELVGKCLAEYATTKCSRPNSHRLRWTISGRTARQLKHSYYKITHLPTIPESAY; encoded by the exons ATGATTGACACAGTGACAGGACCCGGTGCACAGCCCTTTGCAGTTCAGCTGAAGGCCCTGACAGATCTGGAGGGCCGATACCAACCAAAGCTTAGCGGCTTGAGGCTCATTGAGGGCTCCCAGGACAATGGCCTCAGGATGACCACCAGACTGAGGGAGCTGGAGGTGAAGGACCTGCTCTCTCTCACCAGGTTCTTtggtttcagctcagagacCTTCTCACTGGCCATCAGCTTGCTAGATCGATTCCTCTCTGTAATGAAG ATTCAACCAAAGCACCTGTCCTGTGTGGGCCTGTGCTGCTTCTACATTGCAGTGAAGTCtgcagaagaggagaagaacGTGCCTCTGGCCAATGACCTGATCCGCATCAGTCAGAATCGCTTTACGGTGTCTGACATGATGAGGATGGAGAAGATCATCCTGGAGAAGCTCTACTGGAAGGTGAAGGCCCCCACAGCCCTGCGCTTTCTCCGCCTCTTTCACAGCCACATTCAGGAGCAGCTCGACGCTGAGAG caaGAAGATACTGAGCCTTGAGAGATTGGAGGCTCAGCTGAAAGCCTGTCACTGCTCATTTGTCTTCTCCAAAATAAAG ccaTCTCTGCTTGCCATGGCTCTACTGTGTTTTGAGGCCCAGGAAGAACATGACCCTGAGCACACTGACAAAATACCAGAGACCCTGAAaagtctgcagcagcagctgaat ATCAGAGACGGGGACCTGGTTTGTGTGCGGGAGTTGGTTGGAAAATGCCTGGCTGAATATGCCACCACCAAGTGCTCCAGGCCTAACAGCCACAGGCTTCGCTGGACTATTTCTGGAAGAACTGCACGTCAGCTGAAGCACAGCTACTACAAGATCACTCATCTTCCCACCATACCTGAGTCAGCTTATTAA